Below is a window of Synechococcus sp. PCC 7335 DNA.
GCAGGGGGAAGTTCCCACTCCATATGGAGAGAAGGCTTCTTCGGTTGGTGGCAATAAGCAATCAGTCCACAGAGGATGTTGACCCAGCAGTTGACCGGACTACGGTGACGAGAATGCTCTATCTGCGAAATGTTCTTCAGTTGGTCGATAATCGTTTCGATGATGGAACGTTTGCGCGAGAGCAGCTTGTCAGTAAGCCGCACTAGCTGGTTCTTCATATTGCGCCGAGGCTTAGCAAAGAACTCGATGTTGAACACCTCGAGTAGTTGCTTAGCCAGCTGCTTCGATACATAGCCTTTGTCTGCGAAGACTTTTCCCCATAGTCCAGTGAGTAAGTCAAAGGCGGGCTCACGGTCGTCCGTATTGCCCGGGGTCAGGGTGAGGTTGAGCAGTTCACCGCACTCGTTCACCACCAGATGTAGTTTGAAGCCATAGAACCAGCCGACAGAGGTTTTGCCCCTAGCCGCCGTATCTTTGCAGACCTTATGCTGCCAGATCCGACGGTTGTGGCAGACCGATAGACTGGTCGCATCGATAAAACTAATGCCTGTACAACGGCCGAAGCAGCGCTTTAGATAACAGCACAGCGGGAACAAACAAGAGGGCGTCCATTCGACAAAGCGGTTATAGCTGACTAGCGTTGGAAACGCTTGCTTCCAGTACTGGCATACATGATGAACGTAGTAGTGTTTGAAGGTGCGGTAGTGGCTTTGGTGAAAGCCGATGAGTATCGTCATGATTTCGCTCAAGCTCAGTGAGCGAGCGCGTTGTCGCGTCTTCAGATGGTGGCTTAGCAGCTGACGCTGCCAGAGGGGTTCAAACACTTGGCAAAAGTCATCGACGTGGCAGAACAGTTCTTCTAAGCTGAACATAGTGGAGGATAGGGCTGATGGGTTTTACAACTTCAGCTTACCTATCCTCCTTTCTTCAAGCTTTCCTTATCCCGAACTGACGTTAAGTAAGCAGTATGCGTAAGAAAACCCGACAAGTTCCCCCTGAAGGTGAAATCCGCCAGAGTCAAGTTCTCTCTAGCTTTGGCCCTGGCTCAATGGTCGATTTGCCCAACCATTCCATCATTATGGGTGGCCTCAACCACTGGAAGTTTGGTAACGAGCCTAACCCTATTGTAGAGCCTCGCTTAGAACAGTTTCTTCAGCAAAAGCTAGGCGTTTCAAAGATTGCGCTGTATGAACCCCCTGCGAACAACTAAGATCCAACAGCGCCTAGAACAGGCATTCAAAGCTTCATGTTCCCCGGTTGGTTTGTTGCTCAATTAGACAGCAGCTTTCAAGGCCCTAGCGGAAAAATCTACCGGACTCGCCCACTGGTTCCCTGGCGTGCTATCTCACCTTTGGGCGGAAAATATTTAGATGAAAATAGAAAGAAGAAGCCAGTTGTTCCGGTTCGATTTGTCCAAGCTTGCGTCTATGGCCACATTGGTGATATCGATTGGCGCGGCTATGTGCATAAGGGAACCGCTTGTACCGGTAACCTTTGGCTAGATGAAGGCGGTACTGGCAGCGACTTTGCCGATATCTTTGTGCGCTGTGAGTCCTGCAAAGCTCGCCGCGCCCTCTCAGACGCAACCTTGCCAGGATTAAATGCATTAGGCAGCTGCCGAGGCGATCGCCCTTGGCTTGGAAAACACGCCCGTCAAGAATGCGTCGATGAAGATGGGAAAAGAACACCCAACCGACTGCTAGTACGCTCGGCGAGTAACGCATACTTTTCGCAAACTCAGAGTGTGATTTCGCTGCCCAGCGCCGACGATAATATCAAAAAAGCAGTCGGTCAGTTTTACGAAAACGATTTGCAGTATTTAGAAGATATCAGCGAGCTAAGGTTTGCTCGCCGAAAGCCTCAAATTTCCAATCCCTTAGAAGGCTTCTCAGACGAAGCTGTGTGGCAAGAGATTCAGCGGCGAAAAAGCGGCAAACCCACAGAACAGAAAAAGATTAAACAAGTAGAAATAGAGACACTTCTTTCTCAGCCTGACGAGATTGGAGAAGACTTGCCAGACAGAGACTTCTACGCTCGCAACCTTTCTCTAGACCATCTTTCACTCTCTCTTAAAACGTACATCGATCGAATTGTTCTGGTGCATCGGCTCAGAGAAGTTCGCGCTCAAGTGAGCTTTACTCGCTTCGAGCCGCCTTTTTCTGATATTGACGGAGAATTAGACCTTAGCTTAGGGGTTCGCACAGCCGCTTTAGGTCTCGATACCGATTGGTTTCCAGCTATTGAGGTTAAAGGTGAAGGCGTCTTTGTTTCATTTAAACCAGAGACTATCGACGCATGGCGACAAAAAGAGACAGTCAAAAAGCGAGAGCAAGAACTAAAAAAAGGGTTCAATCGGTGGCTCAGCCGTAAGGAGATAAAGTTAAATAACTCAGATGATAAACCGCAGTACACCTTTCCGGGTTTACCTTATATCATGCTGCATACCCTATCGCATCTGCTGATTACCTCTATTTCCTTAGAGTGTGGTTACTCTGCTAGCGCCATTCGAGAGCGTGTCTACGCAGGCACTTCAGGCTACGGCATTCTACTTTACACCGGCTCATCTGGTTCTGAAGGAACACTGGGCGGCCTAATTCAAATTGGGCGAAAACTAGAGCACCACTTGCTAACCGCTTTAGAATCTGGTCGCCTTTGCTCTAATGATCCGGTCTGCGCACAGCACACGCCGGACGAACTTTATGAAGAGCGCTTTCGTCACGGTGCGGCTTGCCACGGCTGCGTACTCATCTCCGAAACTTCTTGCGAACAAGGCAATGAGTTTTTAGACAGGGCATTGGTAGTCGATACGGTAGAAACGACGGGCGCTGCCTTCTTTCCAGCGTCGATGAGTTAATCTACAGTTTTGAGACATGGCCTCAGTATTTCATCAGCTTAGTCGGCCTGCTATGGAAGGATTGATGGATGCGATCGCTCGTAATCGCATTCGCTTGCCTTGCCATCCTTCAGCATTGGCGAATATAGTGCCAAATGCGCTGATGAGTGACGTTGCGATCGTAATCAATCAGCTCAGTGAGCAGGGAATGCAGGGTCAGCATTTGGCTTATATGCTCAAACTGTTGGCTGAAGAAAGAGTGCGATCTCAGCAAAAACGCAATGACATTGACTTGGTTTGGACAGGCGAAGAAGTACAGGGTACGGAGAGTCGCGACACGCGCGTTGTTGTAAAAGAACTTTTTGACAGCGTAAACAAGAGCGTTCTGATTTCTAGCTATGCCTTAGATACCGGACATAAGGCAAAAGCGCTATTTCAGCCCCTTGCTCAAAGGATGAGCGATAAGCCGGACTTGCAAGTTCGGTTATTTGTGAATATTAATCGTCCCTACGGCAAGAATAGTCAGTCAGATGCTGTGTTACTACGCGAGTTCTCTGAAACCTTTCGCCGTAGCACTTGGCCAGGGAGTCGGATGCCTGAGGTGTTCTACGATCCGAGATCTTTATCCAAGGAGAAAGCACCCCGTGCTTGTCTCCATGCTAAGTGCGTAGTGATTGACGATGAGCGACTTCTGGTGACCTCTGCTAACTTTACAGAAGCTGCCCATCAAAGAAATATCGAGGCAGGTGTCTTGTTGTGGGATATCACAGCAGCAAAAGCGATGCGATCTCAGTTTGAGAGGCTAGTCGCTCGAAAGAGGCTTTGTCGTTTACCTGGAATTTGACTGTGCGGTCGCCTTGGCTCCGAACACTGTTACTGTTAGCTACTCGTGGTTACTTCTTAAACGGCTTATAAAAGTAACACGAATAGCCAATCTGAATTACTCAGTAACGGCATTCACGCCCTAGGTATCGCTCTTCAATGACCCTAGGTAAGGAAATATACTGTAGGAGTTGTTGATGAGGTCAGTGTGATGATAGCGCCGTGCACTGCTAAGCCTACGGTTCGCTTTGTCCGATGAGTACTGCGAGAGCTCCCGAAATTTGTTCGCTTGTGTCGGGCTGTCGTAAAAGAAACTATGAAAATACAACATGCTTCCTTCTTTTATCGCCTAGTTAGAGCTGTTGATTGCCCAGATTAGAGCCTCCGGCCCAATTGCTGATGCTAATGCACGGCTGGGTATCTCAACACATTCTAAGTCAGGCTGTGAGTATGCTCGTCTGCACAACGGTACTGAGCTGAGCGCATGCGGTCGAGTCGGCAGTGAGAAATATCTTGAGGTGCTGGCCACCCTTCAAGGGGTCGCGCTCTCGACATCAAGATGGAAGCAGCATTTGATGAGCTGTGCGTAGCTACCGAGCAAGCAGTCGAAGAACCAGGTGAGCAAGCGATTCATGAGGCTTGCCATCGCCGAGCGCAGCAAACTAATCGGGTGGTTGAGGTGATATGGTTCTGGGCTCGTCCGCCTGCCAGCTCATTTAAAAAGCTTGCAATATTGCAGACTTAATTTAGATAAATAGAAAGCACTACTCTTTCTAAATGAGCGCTCACGGCAGCGTACATCCCAAACTGTTTCGCTGTGCTTGCTTGTGCAGTAGGCTTCAAGCAGCCACTGTGCGAGTTTGACCCATAGTCATTGCACTAAGTATGCAACTATTGCTGAATCAATCAGAAATTAAGCTTGCAAATATAGCAGACTAGATATAGTATCTGGCCAAATAGAAAGTCTGCAATATTGCAGACTTATTTAATAGGCTACCTTATGAAACGCTTTCAAGTTGCGATTGCCTCTAGCAAAGGAGGCGTAGGAAAAAGCGCCGTATCTATCCACATTTGCTATGCACTCTCCCAGAAAGGCTTTGAAGTTGTCTTGGCAGATGCAGATAGCAACCAAAGCTCAACCTACTGGGCCGAACGAGCCGAGCAGAATGGACACAGCCTTGGCTTTTCTGTGATCGATGGCATTCAGGGTCAGGTTCCTAAAAACTGTGAAATTCTATGGATTGATACACAAGGGAATCCAGACTTACAGGAGTTAGAGAAGCTATCTCAGAATATGGACTTAGTGATTCTGCCCTGTGGTGTTGACGCTGGGGAGGTCACCGCTACACTTCGTTCTATCAACCAGGCAAAGCTATCGGTCGACAAGTACAAAATCCTGTTAGCCCGCGTCCCACCCAAACCTAATAAGCGAGGAGAGCGACTGCATGAGCAGTTCCAGAAAGCAGGTCTACCTATCCTCGACCAATCTATACAAAACCGTGTTTGTCACTATGATGCGAATGAAAGTGGTTTAACACTGGGTCAGATGAAAGGTAGAGCCGCCAGTGCAGGCGCAAGAGAGTATGCAAGGTTAGCAGACGAGATTCTAGAGATTCTAGGAGTTGAGTTATGAATTTAGATAATCTGATTGCTCAGACTAACGCTGGGAGTGAGAGTAGAATCGCTCAGCATCAGAACCTGACGTCCGTGGAGATTAAGGGCTCTCTTCCCTTTGAAGACATTAAAGACAGAGCTAACCCAGATTCTCGCCCCATTGACTCTGCTCACGTTGCTGAGCTAGCAGACTCGATCGCCGCCATCGGACTGATCACCCCGATCGCAGTCGATAAGAATGGTTGCCTGCTAGCAGGCGGACACCGACGAGCAGCGCTAGCTTTAATAAAGGCGTCAAATTTCAAAGCCTGGAACCAGCATTTTCCTAGTTCTCGGGTTGAGGTCAGAGTGTTCGATTTTGACTCTGCTGCTGAGCCATCACGGGCATTGGATATAGAAGTAGAAGAAAACCAACAGCGTAAGAACTATAGTCCGAAAGAAATTCGAGCATTGGCAGACCGACTGAAGAATGCTGGCTATCAGGACTATCCTGGTAGACCACCAAAAGGTGTGAAAACACTTACGAAGGCGTTGACAGAGCTGACTGGCAA
It encodes the following:
- the drmB gene encoding DUF1998 domain-containing protein is translated as MQSFMFPGWFVAQLDSSFQGPSGKIYRTRPLVPWRAISPLGGKYLDENRKKKPVVPVRFVQACVYGHIGDIDWRGYVHKGTACTGNLWLDEGGTGSDFADIFVRCESCKARRALSDATLPGLNALGSCRGDRPWLGKHARQECVDEDGKRTPNRLLVRSASNAYFSQTQSVISLPSADDNIKKAVGQFYENDLQYLEDISELRFARRKPQISNPLEGFSDEAVWQEIQRRKSGKPTEQKKIKQVEIETLLSQPDEIGEDLPDRDFYARNLSLDHLSLSLKTYIDRIVLVHRLREVRAQVSFTRFEPPFSDIDGELDLSLGVRTAALGLDTDWFPAIEVKGEGVFVSFKPETIDAWRQKETVKKREQELKKGFNRWLSRKEIKLNNSDDKPQYTFPGLPYIMLHTLSHLLITSISLECGYSASAIRERVYAGTSGYGILLYTGSSGSEGTLGGLIQIGRKLEHHLLTALESGRLCSNDPVCAQHTPDELYEERFRHGAACHGCVLISETSCEQGNEFLDRALVVDTVETTGAAFFPASMS
- a CDS encoding ParB N-terminal domain-containing protein; translated protein: MNLDNLIAQTNAGSESRIAQHQNLTSVEIKGSLPFEDIKDRANPDSRPIDSAHVAELADSIAAIGLITPIAVDKNGCLLAGGHRRAALALIKASNFKAWNQHFPSSRVEVRVFDFDSAAEPSRALDIEVEENQQRKNYSPKEIRALADRLKNAGYQDYPGRPPKGVKTLTKALTELTGKSTRTVKGHLAKETNAKRIAAIQLETLVNRAIKAVELVGKHSDFSEAEQKYLQTAIKQLSKISL
- a CDS encoding ParA family protein gives rise to the protein MKRFQVAIASSKGGVGKSAVSIHICYALSQKGFEVVLADADSNQSSTYWAERAEQNGHSLGFSVIDGIQGQVPKNCEILWIDTQGNPDLQELEKLSQNMDLVILPCGVDAGEVTATLRSINQAKLSVDKYKILLARVPPKPNKRGERLHEQFQKAGLPILDQSIQNRVCHYDANESGLTLGQMKGRAASAGAREYARLADEILEILGVEL
- a CDS encoding IS982 family transposase, producing MFSLEELFCHVDDFCQVFEPLWQRQLLSHHLKTRQRARSLSLSEIMTILIGFHQSHYRTFKHYYVHHVCQYWKQAFPTLVSYNRFVEWTPSCLFPLCCYLKRCFGRCTGISFIDATSLSVCHNRRIWQHKVCKDTAARGKTSVGWFYGFKLHLVVNECGELLNLTLTPGNTDDREPAFDLLTGLWGKVFADKGYVSKQLAKQLLEVFNIEFFAKPRRNMKNQLVRLTDKLLSRKRSIIETIIDQLKNISQIEHSRHRSPVNCWVNILCGLIAYCHQPKKPSLHMEWELPPAA
- the drmC gene encoding DISARM system phospholipase D-like protein DrmC — protein: MASVFHQLSRPAMEGLMDAIARNRIRLPCHPSALANIVPNALMSDVAIVINQLSEQGMQGQHLAYMLKLLAEERVRSQQKRNDIDLVWTGEEVQGTESRDTRVVVKELFDSVNKSVLISSYALDTGHKAKALFQPLAQRMSDKPDLQVRLFVNINRPYGKNSQSDAVLLREFSETFRRSTWPGSRMPEVFYDPRSLSKEKAPRACLHAKCVVIDDERLLVTSANFTEAAHQRNIEAGVLLWDITAAKAMRSQFERLVARKRLCRLPGI